The genome window GGGCCGCGCGCTTCGCGAGCCGAAGGTGGCGAAGTCGTCCATGCAGGCCCCGACGCCGAGAGCGAAAATTTGCCGCTGATCGGCCGCTCGCCTTCGATGCAGGACGTCTATCGCGTCATGGCGCGGCTCATGCACACAGACCTCACCGTGCTCATCACGGGCGAAAGCGGCACCGGCAAGGAACTCGTCGCCCGCGCGCTCCACGATTACGGCCAGCGGCGCAAGGGTCCGTTCATCGCCATCAACATGGCCGCCATCCCGCGCGAACTGATCGAGAGCGAGCTGTTCGGCCACGAGAAGGGCGCGTTCACCGGCGCGGCGCAACGTTCGGTCGGCCGCTTCGAGCAGGCGGACGGCGGCACGCTGTTCCTCGACGAGATTGGCGACATGCTGATGGAGGCGCAAACGCGCCTGCTCCGCGTGCTTCAGGAAGGCGAATACATGACGGTTGGCGGCCGCGTGCCGATCAAGACCGACGTGCGCATCATCGCCGCCACCAACAAGAGCCTCGAAAACCAGATCGCGCTCGGGCTGTTCCGCGAAGACCTCTACTACCGCCTCAACGTGGTGCCGCTGCGCATGCCGCCCTTGCGCGAGCGCCTCGAAGACGTGCCGGACCTCGTGCGCCACTTCCTGAAGCTCGCCGAGAAGAGCGGCCTGCCGTCGAAAACGCTGACGCAGGAGGCGTTCGACCGGCTCAAGCGCCACACATGGCCCGGCAATGTGCGCGAACTCGAAAACCTCGTACGCCGGCTGTCCGCGCTCTACTCGCAGGAGTTGATCTCCGCCGACATCGTAGACAATGAGCTTTCCACACATTCCAGCCCGCCGCCGCTCGACACACCGCAGTCCGGCACCGCGAAGCTCAACGAGTGGATGGAGGCGTATCTCACCGACTATTTCGGCGGTTTCGGCGATCAGCTTCCGCCGCCCGGCCTCTACGACCGCGTGTTGCGCGATGTGGAAGCGCCGCTCATCACGGCGGCGCTGACGGCTACGCGCGGCAACCAGATCAAGGCGGCGGAACTTCTCGGCCTCAACCGCAACACGCTGCGGAAAAAGGTCCGCGAGCAGAAGATCCGGGTTGTGCGCAGCCCGGCTTGACGGCTACGGCGCAGTCCGGGGCGCGCCCGATGGAATCTACTGATTGAGCCTCAACGACTTCGCCATGCGGCCGATCTGCGGATCGTAGACGGGCTTGTACTGCGCGGGATAGGTGATCTGAAGGTTGAGGATCAGATCGTTGTCGCGCACGAGCAGATATTTCTCGTAATAGACCGTGTCGCCGCGAAGGCCCGAAAGCACCAGCGTCTTCGCGTCGGCGAAGCGATAGGTCAGGCCGGAATAATCGTCATTGCCGCGCACGAACGCTTCGTGTTGCTCGATGGTGAGCGGGTTCTCGTCCATAGCGTTCCAGGAACCGTAGGCGAGGATCGCCGCGCCGTCCTTCGCCTCGAAGCGGCTTCCGTCCGAGTTCTCGGATGTATCGGCGGCCGTGAACCAGCCGGGATACTCGAACGAGAAGTCGAAACGGGGATTGTGATAAGTCTTCCAGTCGTCCGCCCGCGCCGTGCTCGCGCCGAGCGCCGCCGCCGCCAGCCCCGTCAGAACCGCGCGCCTGTTTACGTGGTCCATGCTCTTGATCCCCGTTTGGTTGCAACTCATGTCTTGCACCGGTAACGTGCCGCCAGTCCGATGGCGCGGCAACCAAAAGCTAATCAGCGGTGGCGCGAAATCCGGCCGCAGGGCGTTGCTAAAAGCCGCCCCGTCGACGCGCCTCAAATATGAATAACCCGCCCATACGCGTCGAACACGCTTTCCAGCATCGTCTCCGATAGCGTCGGGTGCGGGAAAACCGTCTCCATAAGCTCCGCCTCGGTCGTCTCCAGCGTCTTCGCCACACCGAAGCCCTGAATGAGTTCCGTTACCTCCGCGCCGACCATATGCGCGCCGAGAAGTTCGCCCGTCTTCGCGTCGAAGATCGTCTTCACGAGCCCTTCCGGCTCGCCGAGCGCGATGGCCTTGCCGTTGCCCTGATAGGGGAAGCGGCCCACCTTGATCTCGCGGCCGTCCTTCTTCGCCATCGCCTCGGTGATGCCGATGCTCGCCACCTGCGGATGCGAATAGGTGCAGCCCGGAATGTTGCGCACATTCAGCGGATGCGGATCGCGCCCCGCGATCTTCTCCACGCAGATGATGCCCTCGTGGCTCGCCTTGTGCGCAAGCCACGGCGGCCCGGCCACGTCGCCGATGGCGTAGACGCCCGGCATGTTGGTGCGGGAGAACTCATCCACCACGATATGCGTGCGATCCGTCTTGATGCCCAGCTCTTCGAGGCCGATGCCCTCGACATTGCCGACGATGCCCGCCGCCACGATGACGCGGTCGAACTCAGCGACCTGCGTCCTGCCGTCCTTCAGCGCGAGCGTCGCCTTCACGCTGTCCTTACCCTTTTCGAGCTTGTCCACCTTCGCGCCTGTGTGAATCGTCATGCCCTGCTTCTCGAAGCTCTTGCGGGCAAGGGCGGAAATCTCGTCGTCCTCGAAGGGCAAAATCTTGTCCACGATCTCGACGACCGTCACCTTCACGCCGAGCGCATTGTAAAAACTTGCGAATTCGATGCCGATGGCGCCGGAGCCCACGACGAGCAGCGATTTCGGCAAGCTCGGTGG of Rhodomicrobium vannielii ATCC 17100 contains these proteins:
- a CDS encoding sigma 54-interacting transcriptional regulator — its product is MHTDLTVLITGESGTGKELVARALHDYGQRRKGPFIAINMAAIPRELIESELFGHEKGAFTGAAQRSVGRFEQADGGTLFLDEIGDMLMEAQTRLLRVLQEGEYMTVGGRVPIKTDVRIIAATNKSLENQIALGLFREDLYYRLNVVPLRMPPLRERLEDVPDLVRHFLKLAEKSGLPSKTLTQEAFDRLKRHTWPGNVRELENLVRRLSALYSQELISADIVDNELSTHSSPPPLDTPQSGTAKLNEWMEAYLTDYFGGFGDQLPPPGLYDRVLRDVEAPLITAALTATRGNQIKAAELLGLNRNTLRKKVREQKIRVVRSPA
- the lpdA gene encoding dihydrolipoyl dehydrogenase; this encodes MAEAFDVAVIGGGPGGYVAAIRAAQLGLKTVVIEREHLGGICLNWGCIPTKALLRTAEVLRLAQHGAEFGIKAEGLSFDLGKIVARSRAVANKLASGVAYLLKKHKVTVIDGTARLKAKGVVAVAGKDGKPLADVEAKHIIIATGARARVLPGLEPDGKLVWTYKEAMVPPSLPKSLLVVGSGAIGIEFASFYNALGVKVTVVEIVDKILPFEDDEISALARKSFEKQGMTIHTGAKVDKLEKGKDSVKATLALKDGRTQVAEFDRVIVAAGIVGNVEGIGLEELGIKTDRTHIVVDEFSRTNMPGVYAIGDVAGPPWLAHKASHEGIICVEKIAGRDPHPLNVRNIPGCTYSHPQVASIGITEAMAKKDGREIKVGRFPYQGNGKAIALGEPEGLVKTIFDAKTGELLGAHMVGAEVTELIQGFGVAKTLETTEAELMETVFPHPTLSETMLESVFDAYGRVIHI